The nucleotide window cagtccgatacaacttctcaccaaagagtggaccgttacaccaccataaacatgttccaatttataaatgaatgcatatttggaatgcttagaatattccggatttaatccatattttttcatatttttttagcaaaaaattttttttacaccattacgggccgttacgcccccgtatcgccgttacgcccccgtatccatatcggttttggaggtcaccgttacgccaaccgataccgatacggcaCACCTTGCTCCAAACCCACTTGCACAAGAGGACTTCATCATGGCCTCAAGATTTTTGACACCAGCCCGCCTTCCTTTGTAAGGCTTGCAGACTTCCCTCCAAACAAGCAGATAAAATTTGCAATTCGAGGCCACGCCTTGCCAAAGGAAATTCCTTCTTAGAGAGTACAATGCGGATCATAGTCAATCTGATTGGAAATAATCACATGCATTTGGATCAGGTCCAGTTGGGCTAAGCATAGAGGAATTCAGGTTAGGTTTGGGTTGGGCACCTCGGGTTGGAATTCGGTCAGGTcatcttgaggttgggttggattgggttgaccctcaatccgacccaacccgcccaacTTGCACCCCTAATCAGGACAAAATTACATTCTAATGCATGAGGGCCTTGTCAATCCTCAAAGGCGTATAGGCTTTGAAAAACACAGCATTAAATAATAACTCTAGCTGCCATCTTTAATTTATATCCATCTTGATGATTTGGTACGGATGAGATTGGATTAACTGTTACTTACAACAATGCTGCAGCCTCGCCCTTGGGTTTGATTACTGCTAGAAAGGCCTCTCTTTCTTTTCATGCCTAAATGTTTTGTCAGAAAATCTTCCAACACCACACCAAAATTGATCCACAAACCTGAGAATGCGGTGAAGCACAAGTGCATCTATTGCAAGATCTCTATATCCCATTAAACACCCCATAGGGTTGCATGGTTCCTGATGAGCACCTTGGCCCAATCAATTAGGTTGCTGGTGATTTGTCTGCATCATGATACACTCTTTTACCAGATGGAGCCATAGTAAGAGGCTAAAAGCTACTGCACCTCAGACTCTTCTGAATCTATAAACCATATTGGGTTGGAGAATTGAGCTTTGTCTTCCCATAACAGTCTCTCACCAAGCACCTCTTACCAGGTTCCCTAAAGCCTAGTCAGTTTTATAAAATagtgacaaaaaaataaaataaatgcatcGTCATCTTTAGAGAACCGAATTGCACAAAACTTCTAACACTGCAACACTACATCTTCCCATTCGCACttctgctactgctgctactACAAAACTTTTACAATGGTGTCACTCCCGCTTCAACTCATGCTCCTTCATTCTTATACTTACCAATAATCTGAAACAAACATTTCAGCGCTCCTGCTCTGTTGCCCAAATCCCTTCCAGCTCCAACTCACACTTCTGATTCTCTTCACTGCTGCCATCTAACATAAAGTCCGCCAGAGATGAACTCCATGAAACAAGCACATTAAGACTCATACTAGTCCAAGACCAAGCCAAAACTCAAGAGAATCCCAAATCAACACCTTCTATGCATCTTCGAGGGTCCAGTGCCATGGGTGTCAAGGCTCATACCTGGACATAGCCATTTCGGCTTAATATTTTACATAGAAGTGACATCTAGAATAATCTAGAATATTGTAGTGTAGTGTAGTGTAGAGAACTCCGTAGTCTACCCTAGTAGAGTTTTACATGTATCTCTAGAAGATTTTGGAGTTCTCTAGTGAGTTTTGTAACTCGGAGAGTACTAGAACATCGAGAAGATTTCTAGAGAGGTCTTGGCCATTGGATGAGTGCCAAGTGGCACAATCCAAGCAATTGATGTAGGGTTTCTAAAGAGTTCGTAAGTTTATATAATGAGTAGTCCCCCTCATTTGGGGACTCAACTTCTCAGAGTTGTAATCTTCTCTTCATAGTGGAATACAAACTTGCTGATGCCATCTTCTGTTCTATTGCATTCTCACTAAGCCCTTGGGTCCTGATACTAGGTGGTACAAGTGGGAATTAAGCCAACTCCAATAGCATTGAGGCATTGCGTGATTGCCGCATGGGAAAGGGAGGGTGCTAAGGAGTTAGCAAAGTTCGTGACACTAGGCACAAAATTGCAATTATATCACATTCAATCTGGACTTGCAAGGAATATAACCGCAATTTGAGGGCCACTTCCTCATTAACAATACTAGGGAAGCAacattaatttttttctatttcctATTAATTGAACCGAATGCTTGCACAATTCAACTCACATGCACCCGTACCTCTTGCATCGCATCCTTAACCAGATAAATTCAAAAAAGGATTTCAACATGTCAAAAGTGCCCAAAACCTACTTATGTTTTTCTCGGTTCCTATAATTTCTCGTGATCTTTTGGGTTGATCTTTTGCTGCATACAAACAATCATCATAAATACATGCAAATTGATTCAAAAACCAGATACAACAAACCCATCTCTTTCAAATCAATGACAAACAAACACAAAAGAAAGGTCCAAACCACGAAAAGGGTTCTTCAACATCAATTCAAATAAACCAACAAACACTCCAAAATCAATAATCTACCCTTCACTGTTGTTTTCAATCCGACAACACAGAAACACAAATACCCAAATCCATGAAATGGCTTCTTCAATGTTGAATCAAACAAACCTAaaaaagcactaaaatgatcaatCTACACTTCAGAGcaccttttcttcacttcaaatcataTCCAACATAACTAAGATTATAACATCCATCAATACAAACAACTCAATTAAACAGCATCTTGAATTCTTCCATTCCATGAAAAGCCTGAAACTTACATAAATTCCATACATTCTCTATCAAGTTACCATAACTTGCCATGTTTTGCAAGACCCACAAGCATAAAGGCATCACAGATTATATACACAGCACACAAGTTTGAAACACACGATAAAAAAACCAAGCGCTCCGAATTATTCGATCATACCTCTTGGGAACACAAACCCATTTCAGTAATCGCCATGGTAATCACTGAAATCATCCCTGCCGGCCAGATCACTCTCGACCCTCTCGGCAATCTTCCCTTCTTCATACTTCAACCCTTCCTCCAATGCCAAACCGCCCAAAGCCCCTGCTACAGCCCCCACGGCCAGACCCGTGCCAAATCCCATTTTACCCCCTTTCGGCTTCTGCTCGTATAAAGAAGCACCCGATGGTGCCGATGATGAGAAATCCACAGGCGCAGATGGCCCGCTTGGCCCACTACCATAACCAGGCACCCGATCAAAGAACGGCCTCGGCGGCAGCGGTGGCGACGGTGAGTAGTATCCAGGATAGTACCCAGAGTACGGGTCGGCGTAATTCCCATACGGATACTGAGATTGCAGCGGTGGGACTGGCGGAGGTGGGAGAGGATTCCCATACGAAGATGGCGAGAACCCACCCCTGTAATCACGGGCCGGAGGCGGTGGAGGGGCGCTCGAGTAATAATAAGGAGGGGCAATATGGTAATCTGGCGTGGGCGGGACGGGGCGCTCCCGGACGGCGAGTTTTACCCGGATCTTGCCATGGGGTCGACCGGACGGGCGGCGTAGCTCGAGGGTTATGAGTTTGTTTGTCTCGTCCGAGTCGATCAGGTCCTTGATCGGGAAGCGGACGGACCCGACGAGGGGTTTGGGGGTTTCGGAGGGCTTGGAGTGGAAGATCTCGAAGGTGAGAAAGGATTCATGGAGGGGGAGGTTGATGGCGAGGGTGAACCGCTCATTCCAGACCGGCCGAGTCGAGCCCGAGTCGTCGGGTTTGGTGGCGAGTTTCCGGTCCGGATCGATCCAGAAGACGGAGTAGGGCTTGAGTTCGCCGTTCCGCCAGTTTACGTTCTTGAGGTGTTTGGCTGACACGATCGTGATTTCTAGGTCGAGGGGCTTTGGTGGAGGAGCGCGAGCAGAGGCCATTGTGGAGTGCTAACGAGCGCCAGGGGTGCGAAGGTTAAGGGAGAGAGAGTATGGTAGAGGATAGAGATGTGGGTGCAGAGGATTTGATACTTCAGGTGGATTTAGTTTAGTGTCCGTCACGACGTACGAAATTGCGTATGTCGCCACTCACTGGGCCCTCATTCTGAGATGGTACGatcatttaaaccatccatgttTTCTTTACTTCTGAAAATAAgatatttatttcataataataaTTACTTTCattatcctaacctttgatttttagagttcaATTCCAGCCATTGAAggttttcttttcattgttttccaaccatttgagatttttcttttgattgttctaaattcatcttcAAATAGACGGTTAATAATCATAGATTCAGCATAAAATTTTCCCCTATCCACTATGGTGTATAAATTCCATatcatggacggttcagatcatggaaCTACTCATCTTGTAGGCCACTACGAGCCGCGACGGAAGCTGGATTTTCAGTCACGCTACAGGCGAATGACGGTATACACGtgggttaatgacatttttgCCCTTGCActttttttctgtgatgtggatAGGGTTACATATTAATTAGTTACTCGCACCCGTACTCGCGCGGAGCCACTCTCTCAGACGCGGCGGGAATCCACCGAAGCCACCAAGGTCGTAGATccctgttgggcccaccttgatgcattttccttaaatccactccgtccatcctctaTGTAACATTatttcagatccaaatctcatgtggaccacaatgtaGAAAAATATGGTGGTTGACCCAATGATGGCCTAAAGTGCTACGAACCGAGCCTCTTGAAAGTGACTATCTCATTGCTCGTTTctctaaaaaagaagaagcatttgTGAAAATGGCTACTATTGTTTTGAGTTCAATCAAAATTATTCAAACGCCAATATTgatatttaaacaaaaattgaaaagaagaatataaagaacaaaagaaaatttaaaaaggaGAATAAGTAATGTGAAAACCATcaatataaaaaagaaatttaGAATTTATACTGGATAGCGGGAGAGAATTGATCCTCTATTAGTATTAAGTTTGGAATTTCACTGAGCACCATGATGCTCATTGTTTCGAATTTTTTCATTGGATAATTAGTGTTTTGAACTCATGACAGATTATTTACTAAGTGTGTTGAAATCTAGATTGACGTTGTTTTTAAACTTTATGCGTTatggcccgtttggccgggtggattggcatggattgaatggtattagggtggatggcatagatttcaaggtaatgacgGTGTTGTCAAGTgggttgtcttaagatccataggattgctatatcgagtttgTTTAGCACGCCCACTCAATCCCGGggttaaaccttcccatccctttcaatccctcgaaccaaacacgtcccaggcaattttgaatggattagggtggattggatgggatttgaaGGTAATCATGGTGTTgctagtggattgtcttaagatccacggattgctatatcccgggatcagatcacccagtctgtttggcacgcccggccaatcctgggatttaacttccaatcccttccaataccatccaatcccttccaatccacccagccaaacaggccaTTAGAAACTCTGTTATTGGCTCACTTGAGGATCATATAAGTATACAAAACTTATTCAACTAACAAATTTTTTATCTtggattttaaaataaaaaaattcacatACTTTTGCTCGGAACtaacaaaatgctagttgggggtatAATAATTGtgtaatattgtatgattaaccCCTATTTTGTAGTGTTTTCACATGTAAATTCGAGATAATATGATCTAATTATATGTGTTTTCATGTGTAGGAAAGAATGGAAGGTCCAAGATAAATTTGAGCTAATAAATGAGAATTAGAGCTCACAAGAGATGATCAAGATCAAGTATGGAGGAACCTTGGGAAAATTAAAAGAATCGAATATATTTAAtaatgaagaaatgaagaaaaaaaaagtccTAAAAATTTCAAGGTCGACCCTCAATGCAACATCGACTTGCTGTGGAAAATTTGGAAGTACTGGACAAGTCAGTCCAATCAACCGTACATGGGTCCAGTTGACCAAGACTTAATAGAGGATTTTCGGTCAACCAGGAATCACTTTGGTCGACTGATCAAATGTGAAAGTTGTCGTGTAAGtgcatatttttaaaattttgtgaaaGTAAAACCTATATAAAGAGGAATCTAAACACGAATTAGAGCGTCACTaggatttagagagagagagagagagagagagagaggagctccaTCGATGCCTTACTTCTTCGATCTATTCTTATCATTAtagttatttatctatttttcttttgtttgagtTATTTAtgtttggctaatctcttagcaaaggctaaggggtgaaccTTTTAATGGATTCTTATTGTTAATTCATTGTAATTCAATGATTATATTTTAATTGATGAATTGGAATTGTTTTGATTGAATTCTTAGTATTGTTGAAAGTTTTGATTTGTAAAATCTCTTGATCTATTGTTAACTTCGGGTACAATAGATACTTGAAATTTCCTATGATCAATTACTTAATTCTTCATGAGAAATCAATCAATTGAGATTCATATATTGTTTGGGGATTATTATTTGATTAAATTTCTTCATATTCGGATTGGAAGAAATCAttattcgattccaattgagttattgaTTGAATCGACGAATTGGCATTAAGAGTTTATTAATTGAGGATCCCTAAATCCTTAGTTGTtatctattattattttaatcatcTTAGTTCGTTGGAAACCCTAACTTTAGATTTAATCTAGTTCTAGTAGTGTTTTTATCCAAATTAGCCATTATGGATCGAACTCATTCTTACCAAGCATATATTActttgcaaccctacacttggggtaacTAAGGTTACAatacacgggtgctctgccttgtGTGATTCCCTAAAGGATCAGTATATTTTACGGATGCTTCGCTCCAGGTGATTTTTTCCTAAAAGATTATCATCGATCCTCTGTCATGAGTCATTCCCTAAAAGAATCAACACTAATGCTTTGTCATGtaccattccttaaaatgatcaacAATACATGGGTGTTCTGACCTAGGTGATTTCCTAAAATGATTAGTTTATTTTAGGAGTGCTCTATCGTATGTTTCCCTAAAAGATCGCATGGGTGCTTTGCCCTAGATTTCTCCAAAAAGATTATGAAGCATTGCTCTATTTAAATTTTATGAATTCCTATGTGCTAACATTCTATGAATTATTAATTAATTTCTATATTAACTTTATCTATTATGTTATGCTTATGTTTGATGTTGATGTGAAATTTTCAATTTGGGAATGATATGATCCTACTTGATTGGAAAGTCATTGGAGAATATCTATGCCTAGATCCACCATATTTTCCACAATTAGGAAAGCTATAGATATGGGAGAAGCTTTGGACATGTATAGGTCTCAATCCCTATTTAAATAAACGTGGGATGGAGGAGTTTAAAACCCATCGAACCTCCTCTAAAGCTCCAAATGTTTAGAAGTTTTCATAGCTATACAAATACCATGCGTGTGATCACAATCTAAGCACACTACCTCTTACACTCACAAGAGTAATCGGGCCCATTGGTATGCCCGATCATAATATCCAACCTTtagatatatctaaatcattgATCAATTAGACCTACCTTATAGAACTTTGACACCTTAAAATCTTATCATCTCTCTAGTGTTGAAGAAAGCTTCATGAACCTAAGTAAATTGTTAAACTAGATAAATTCCTGTGACTCTTGCCTTTTTCTgtcttttaaaatattatttggcTCCTTTCTCTTATAGCCTACCTTTGTTTGCATGGGTTGTGTGCGGGTATTATGTTTTTCTCATGATAAATAATCTCGAAGCCAAAGATTAATAAATCTATTAATATAAGATCAATGTTTGCATTCATGTTGTTCTAAACCattaatttaataaaaatttGGTAAACAATAAGGGTGGACGATGCTTCAGAAATCTCAAGCATGAGGCAATCCTCTACCTTTTGGTTGGTAGATTGAGATGAGAAGTTGATGGCTAGGAAAGGATGGGAAAAAAATGCAGCAGTGGCACTTAGAAATGTTGTGACAATTGTCAATGTCATCATTCAGTAAAGAAATGTGAAGAAAAATGATGGGTAAGATATATAAGATATATGGT belongs to Magnolia sinica isolate HGM2019 chromosome 8, MsV1, whole genome shotgun sequence and includes:
- the LOC131252618 gene encoding uncharacterized protein LOC131252618 isoform X2; protein product: MASARAPPPKPLDLEITIVSAKHLKNVNWRNGELKPYRPVWNERFTLAINLPLHESFLTFEIFHSKPSETPKPLVGSVRFPIKDLIDSDETNKLITLELRRPSGRPHGKIRVKLAVRERPVPPTPDYHIAPPYYYSSAPPPPPARDYRGGFSPSSYGNPLPPPPVPPLQSQYPYGNYADPYSGYYPGYYSPSPPLPPRPFFDRVPGYGSGPSGPSAPVDFSSSAPSGASLYEQKPKGGKMGFGTGLAVGAVAGALGGLALEEGLKYEEGKIAERVESDLAGRDDFSDYHGDY
- the LOC131252618 gene encoding protein SRC2-like isoform X1, with product MASARAPPPKPLDLEITIVSAKHLKNVNWRNGELKPYSVFWIDPDRKLATKPDDSGSTRPVWNERFTLAINLPLHESFLTFEIFHSKPSETPKPLVGSVRFPIKDLIDSDETNKLITLELRRPSGRPHGKIRVKLAVRERPVPPTPDYHIAPPYYYSSAPPPPPARDYRGGFSPSSYGNPLPPPPVPPLQSQYPYGNYADPYSGYYPGYYSPSPPLPPRPFFDRVPGYGSGPSGPSAPVDFSSSAPSGASLYEQKPKGGKMGFGTGLAVGAVAGALGGLALEEGLKYEEGKIAERVESDLAGRDDFSDYHGDY